The following proteins are encoded in a genomic region of Deltaproteobacteria bacterium:
- a CDS encoding UDP-glucose/GDP-mannose dehydrogenase family protein: MSDTTKTHSETPQVGIIGLSHLGIIWSVGYASLGFDVIGYDSESRAVETLQKGTLPIPEPNLPELFKKAGSHLQFTSDPELLKKCRVVFFARDVPMDEEGQIDLTEINNLLDKTIPYLASGVDFIFMGQVPVGYTRSLGSRIRKYRPELLFSLIYRVETLTIGQAVNDFLKPDRIIVGLEDSSQGLNSRVQAVLHDPFKVPLVIGSYESAELTKSAINVYLANSVTFVNAIADLCEKVGANIHEIVAAMKLDRRFSPYSYWRPGLGFAGGHLERDLMSLSRLAKENGLVPQLLNTIIQSSKGRYRWLVQALEETIFTDHQKPTLSLWGLAYKKGTDSLHNAHCLKVIRDYGERANILAYDPLAKLPSSIQNVRVVSDKFEALRQSDGLIILTEWDEFRINEAEPFLQLMREPVIIDGVNILGPKVKQNSSINYIAMGIPRRSHL; encoded by the coding sequence ATGTCTGATACAACAAAAACTCATTCAGAGACCCCACAAGTAGGGATTATAGGTCTTTCACACCTCGGGATCATCTGGTCTGTCGGGTATGCCTCACTCGGTTTTGACGTCATCGGCTATGATTCAGAGAGTCGGGCCGTTGAAACTCTCCAAAAAGGAACCCTACCGATTCCTGAACCCAACCTTCCTGAATTATTCAAAAAAGCCGGGTCTCACCTTCAATTTACCTCTGACCCCGAACTCCTTAAAAAATGCCGGGTCGTATTTTTTGCCAGGGACGTCCCGATGGATGAAGAAGGACAGATTGATTTGACAGAAATCAATAACCTTTTGGATAAAACGATCCCTTATTTAGCCTCTGGGGTCGATTTTATTTTCATGGGGCAAGTCCCGGTCGGTTACACACGGTCCCTAGGCTCTCGCATCCGAAAATACCGCCCTGAGCTATTATTTTCACTCATTTACCGAGTTGAAACCCTGACCATTGGCCAAGCGGTCAATGACTTTTTGAAACCAGATCGCATTATCGTCGGTCTCGAAGATTCTTCTCAAGGCTTAAATAGCCGTGTCCAGGCGGTTTTGCACGATCCTTTTAAAGTTCCTCTTGTCATCGGTTCTTACGAAAGTGCCGAGCTCACTAAATCAGCCATTAACGTTTACCTGGCCAATTCGGTAACTTTTGTGAATGCCATCGCCGATTTATGCGAAAAAGTGGGAGCCAATATACATGAGATTGTGGCCGCCATGAAACTCGACAGGCGTTTCAGCCCCTATTCCTACTGGCGTCCCGGTCTCGGCTTTGCCGGAGGGCATCTGGAACGCGACTTGATGTCTCTTTCAAGACTTGCCAAAGAAAACGGCTTGGTCCCGCAGTTATTAAACACTATTATTCAAAGCAGTAAGGGTCGCTACCGATGGCTGGTACAGGCCTTGGAGGAGACTATTTTTACAGATCATCAAAAGCCAACATTGTCACTCTGGGGGCTTGCCTACAAGAAAGGGACCGATTCGCTCCATAATGCACACTGTTTGAAAGTCATCCGCGATTATGGAGAACGTGCCAACATTCTGGCCTATGATCCACTCGCAAAATTGCCTTCTTCAATCCAGAATGTGCGGGTTGTCTCCGATAAGTTTGAAGCCCTTCGGCAATCGGATGGTCTCATCATCCTCACAGAGTGGGATGAGTTTCGCATTAATGAAGCAGAACCTTTTCTTCAACTCATGAGAGAACCCGTCATCATCGACGGCGTCAATATATTGGGCCCCAAGGTCAAACAAAACTCTTCTATCAACTATATTGCCATGGGGATTCCTCGCAGGAGTCATCTTTAA
- a CDS encoding Gfo/Idh/MocA family oxidoreductase, with protein sequence MKIGIIGCGNIGTKRAQTILGFPEDRILGLVETNRKLWPSLEQTFSVTPSEDYRTVTCSEEIEAVVISTPAASHIPLIEECLKNGKDVLCEKPLGMKLEEVQRVVQVAEQKKRVLKCGFNLRHDTALIKAHSLYQEGIIGRPYFFKATYANGAVLTNTNHVGSLMDMGSHLLDLVHWFIGKPEGFQGSLQKKEYPLDDNGFLTFQSNGLIGQIHFGFLRWKNCFHLEISGDKGAIEIVNLPKWGRQDLHLYRRVFPSGVPEMLTEFYTEDLSWVAEWEAFRSLRQTGDLGDNRISLEIMKDIEVIRKTVPIK encoded by the coding sequence ATGAAAATTGGTATTATCGGTTGTGGCAATATTGGCACCAAACGGGCCCAAACAATTCTTGGGTTTCCGGAAGATAGAATCCTAGGACTTGTAGAAACCAACAGGAAACTCTGGCCTTCCTTGGAACAAACTTTTTCAGTAACCCCATCAGAAGACTATCGTACGGTCACCTGTTCCGAGGAGATTGAAGCGGTTGTCATCTCAACGCCCGCTGCATCCCACATTCCCTTGATCGAAGAATGCCTGAAAAACGGAAAGGACGTTCTTTGCGAGAAGCCCCTCGGAATGAAACTCGAGGAGGTTCAAAGGGTTGTTCAAGTTGCAGAACAGAAAAAACGGGTATTAAAATGCGGATTCAATCTGCGACACGATACCGCCCTCATCAAAGCACATTCTCTTTATCAAGAAGGTATTATCGGACGACCTTACTTTTTTAAAGCAACCTATGCCAATGGGGCTGTCTTGACAAATACCAACCACGTGGGATCGTTGATGGACATGGGTTCTCACCTCCTGGACCTGGTTCACTGGTTCATAGGCAAACCTGAAGGTTTCCAGGGGTCTTTGCAAAAGAAGGAATACCCCTTGGATGACAACGGTTTTCTTACTTTCCAGTCTAACGGTCTTATTGGCCAGATTCATTTTGGTTTCCTTCGATGGAAAAATTGCTTTCATCTTGAAATTTCCGGTGACAAGGGTGCTATTGAAATTGTAAACCTTCCCAAGTGGGGACGACAAGACCTTCACCTGTACCGCAGAGTTTTCCCTTCAGGTGTTCCCGAAATGTTGACGGAATTTTATACTGAGGATTTGAGTTGGGTTGCTGAATGGGAAGCCTTTCGCTCCCTGCGTCAAACGGGTGATCTGGGAGACAATCGGATCTCCCTGGAGATCATGAAGGATATTGAAGTGATTCGAAAAACTGTTCCAATAAAATAA
- a CDS encoding NAD(P)-dependent oxidoreductase — protein MNKKGRVLVTGGAGYIGSILTPTLLQEGYQVTVVDNFLYQQTSLLDCCADPNFQLIKGDVRDSPLMKQLTVKADMIIPLACLVGAPLCDKNPRLAEEVNYEAIHSMIPNLSSSQKVLFPTTNSGYGVGEAGKFCTEKTPLRPVSLYGRLKVKIEQELLDSGKAVTFRLATVFGTSPRMRIDLLVNDFTYKACRDHTIVLFQEHFKRNYIHIRDVARAFLFGIENYERMKGEAFNVGLSSANLSKRELCEKIREYIPNFYIHAAPVGEDPDKRDYIVSNEKIESLGWKPIHSLDEGIKELIKSFPLLRDYRFSNV, from the coding sequence ATGAACAAAAAAGGGAGAGTCCTTGTCACGGGAGGGGCCGGCTATATCGGATCCATTCTCACCCCAACCCTTCTCCAAGAAGGCTATCAGGTAACTGTCGTTGACAATTTCCTGTATCAGCAAACGTCTCTTTTGGATTGTTGTGCTGATCCGAATTTCCAACTTATCAAAGGGGATGTTCGCGATTCACCACTGATGAAACAACTGACTGTCAAAGCCGATATGATTATCCCATTGGCCTGTCTGGTAGGGGCCCCTCTCTGTGATAAAAACCCTCGCCTGGCTGAAGAGGTGAATTACGAAGCGATCCACTCGATGATTCCTAACCTCTCCTCATCTCAAAAGGTCTTGTTCCCGACAACAAACAGCGGTTATGGTGTCGGTGAAGCGGGAAAGTTCTGCACGGAAAAGACCCCCTTGCGACCTGTCTCCCTTTATGGCCGATTGAAGGTAAAGATCGAACAAGAGCTTTTGGATTCTGGCAAGGCGGTTACCTTCCGGCTGGCGACTGTTTTCGGCACCTCTCCCCGCATGAGGATTGATCTCCTTGTCAACGATTTCACCTACAAGGCCTGCCGGGACCATACCATCGTCCTCTTCCAGGAACATTTTAAAAGGAACTACATCCATATTAGGGATGTCGCCAGAGCTTTCCTATTTGGCATTGAGAATTATGAACGGATGAAAGGGGAGGCCTTTAACGTAGGATTAAGTTCTGCCAATTTAAGTAAAAGAGAGCTTTGCGAAAAAATTCGCGAATACATCCCTAACTTTTATATCCATGCCGCTCCTGTCGGTGAAGATCCGGACAAGAGAGATTACATCGTCAGTAATGAGAAGATTGAATCGCTCGGCTGGAAACCAATCCACTCATTGGATGAGGGGATTAAGGAATTAATTAAATCCTTCCCTCTTCTGAGGGACTACAGGTTCTCTAATGTCTGA
- a CDS encoding kinase — protein MIITRTPLRISFFGGGTDYREFYLRHKGAILGTTINKYVYVSLNRLSSFFDYKIRVGYSKAELVNSVGEIVHPSVRECLRYKKIEGNLDIHIFADLPARTGLGSSSAFTVGFLHALHALNGQMVSKKNLAEEARHVEQELIRENVGSQDQYHASHGGLNIMEFSKEGVNVRPLVISREKREAFQQSLMVFYTGLSRHASEVVREQVENTRTKGKDEYLLRMLSMVYEAEKIVSEKTPETMVRELGALLHEGWEFKKKLSTQVSNSLIDQAYQRTLEAGAYGGKLCGAGGGGFLALVVPPHKQDAVRSTLKDLLEVHFLFEEEGSTVIYLK, from the coding sequence GTGATCATCACCCGTACCCCTCTTCGAATCAGTTTTTTCGGTGGCGGAACAGATTACCGGGAGTTCTATCTTCGACATAAGGGTGCCATCCTGGGAACAACAATCAATAAATATGTTTACGTCAGTCTCAATCGCCTGAGCTCCTTTTTCGACTACAAAATTCGCGTGGGTTACTCAAAGGCTGAACTTGTTAATTCAGTGGGCGAAATTGTCCATCCGAGTGTGCGCGAATGCCTCCGTTACAAGAAGATCGAAGGGAACCTCGATATTCACATTTTTGCCGATCTTCCCGCCCGAACGGGTCTTGGGTCCTCTTCCGCTTTTACCGTTGGTTTTTTACACGCTCTGCACGCGTTGAACGGCCAAATGGTATCCAAGAAAAACTTGGCCGAGGAGGCACGCCACGTGGAGCAGGAATTGATCCGTGAAAATGTCGGCTCCCAAGACCAGTATCATGCCTCCCATGGCGGCCTGAACATCATGGAATTCTCAAAGGAAGGCGTTAACGTAAGACCGCTGGTTATCTCGAGGGAAAAACGAGAAGCCTTTCAGCAATCCCTCATGGTTTTTTACACGGGCCTGTCACGCCACGCAAGTGAAGTCGTCAGGGAACAGGTGGAAAATACCAGGACAAAAGGAAAGGACGAATACCTTTTACGCATGCTTTCCATGGTTTATGAGGCCGAGAAAATTGTCTCTGAAAAAACGCCCGAAACTATGGTCAGGGAACTGGGGGCCCTTCTTCATGAAGGGTGGGAATTCAAAAAGAAATTGTCCACTCAGGTTTCTAACTCGCTGATTGACCAGGCTTATCAACGGACCCTCGAGGCCGGAGCCTATGGGGGAAAACTGTGCGGCGCCGGGGGCGGGGGTTTCCTTGCCCTCGTTGTACCACCCCATAAACAGGATGCCGTTCGCTCCACACTCAAGGATCTGCTTGAGGTCCATTTTCTTTTTGAAGAAGAGGGAAGCACCGTTATTTACCTAAAATAA
- a CDS encoding SIS domain-containing protein, producing the protein MIKKIVEKAAANFSELSANDRCIQNVETASVWIIDAMKSGHKILCCGNGGSAADAQHFAGEFLCRFYKDRKPLPAIALTTDTSTLTAIANDYSYEEVFSRQVEALGSPGDLLFGISTSGASKNVLKAFQMARHRQVKTILLTGSIEREIAKISDLTIKVPSSDTPRIQEMLLLVEHILAEVVEKAFL; encoded by the coding sequence ATGATTAAAAAAATAGTAGAAAAAGCGGCGGCCAATTTTAGCGAGTTATCTGCAAATGACCGTTGTATCCAGAATGTGGAAACTGCCTCCGTGTGGATCATTGATGCCATGAAATCAGGCCATAAGATTCTCTGTTGTGGTAATGGTGGTAGTGCGGCAGATGCCCAACATTTTGCAGGGGAGTTTCTCTGTCGTTTCTATAAAGACCGAAAACCACTCCCGGCGATAGCCTTGACTACGGATACCTCCACCTTAACAGCCATTGCCAATGACTACTCTTACGAAGAAGTGTTCAGCCGGCAGGTTGAGGCCTTGGGATCCCCGGGTGATCTGCTTTTTGGAATCAGTACCAGCGGAGCTTCCAAGAATGTTCTTAAGGCTTTCCAAATGGCCCGTCACCGTCAGGTGAAAACCATACTTTTGACAGGTTCTATTGAAAGAGAAATCGCCAAAATAAGCGATCTCACCATCAAGGTTCCTTCCTCCGACACCCCTCGTATTCAGGAGATGCTTCTTCTCGTGGAGCATATTCTTGCTGAAGTTGTTGAAAAGGCTTTTCTCTAA
- a CDS encoding winged helix-turn-helix transcriptional regulator, translating to MLTDNEAEILKLLVELEPTISQRDLASKAGISVGLVNFLLHRLIKKGYVYTSNLNRRKMRYVLSTKGIKELTKLSYHFMIKVINQYKNLEFQIRKTLQTTLKSGYYDSIIIYGNGELKPIVNHCLQHHPQFKITKVEELKDLNQFHKSIILNLKEISLGKMNDNKVIDLVEMVGSKVC from the coding sequence ATGCTTACCGATAATGAAGCGGAAATATTAAAACTGTTAGTTGAATTGGAGCCCACCATTTCTCAACGGGACCTCGCCAGTAAAGCTGGGATCTCCGTTGGTCTTGTCAATTTTCTTCTGCACCGTCTCATCAAAAAAGGGTATGTCTATACCTCCAATCTTAATAGAAGAAAAATGAGGTACGTATTAAGCACCAAGGGGATCAAGGAACTCACAAAACTTTCGTATCATTTTATGATAAAAGTTATTAACCAATACAAGAACCTGGAGTTTCAGATTCGGAAAACCCTGCAAACCACCCTCAAATCGGGTTATTATGATTCGATTATCATTTATGGAAATGGCGAATTAAAACCGATCGTGAACCACTGCCTTCAACACCACCCTCAATTCAAGATTACTAAAGTTGAAGAGCTCAAAGATTTAAACCAGTTCCACAAATCTATCATTCTAAACCTTAAAGAGATCTCCTTAGGAAAAATGAACGATAATAAGGTTATCGATCTTGTAGAGATGGTTGGCTCAAAAGTTTGTTAA
- a CDS encoding thiamine pyrophosphate-dependent dehydrogenase E1 component subunit alpha: MMRIRTIEETIAARYPEGEMRTPTHFSIGQEATAVGVCAALKTEDAVYSGHRCHAHYLAKGGNLLGMVAELFGREAGCARGRGGSVHLNDPGVGMIASSAIMGETIATAVGTAFAFAMDNRPHVSVTFFGDGCVEEGIFHESMNFAVMRKLPVLFVCENNLFSVHSPLYLRQPRDIPIYARAQSYGMLAQQVDGNNVEAVYEAAVKGINDIRKKGGPFFLECMTYRWREHVGPLFDTGQGYRTQKEIDHWMARCPIKQASETALSRGACTPDQIKLWKNEYQTEVEKTIQSVVGLPFPDTKGLLEGTYS, encoded by the coding sequence ATGATGCGGATTCGCACCATCGAGGAGACTATCGCCGCAAGGTACCCCGAGGGAGAAATGAGAACACCGACCCATTTTTCAATTGGTCAGGAGGCCACGGCTGTCGGTGTTTGTGCAGCTCTTAAAACGGAGGATGCTGTCTATAGCGGTCACCGATGCCATGCCCACTATCTCGCAAAGGGAGGCAACCTCCTGGGTATGGTGGCGGAACTCTTTGGTCGGGAGGCCGGTTGTGCCCGGGGTCGAGGAGGGTCGGTCCACCTGAATGATCCTGGGGTGGGGATGATCGCTTCGTCCGCCATCATGGGAGAAACGATCGCCACTGCGGTGGGAACTGCCTTTGCTTTTGCCATGGACAATCGGCCTCATGTTTCAGTCACTTTTTTTGGTGATGGCTGTGTTGAAGAAGGGATATTTCATGAATCAATGAACTTTGCGGTCATGAGAAAATTGCCGGTTCTTTTTGTGTGTGAGAATAATCTTTTTTCCGTTCACTCCCCTCTTTACCTACGCCAACCTCGCGACATCCCTATCTATGCACGAGCCCAATCCTATGGGATGCTGGCACAACAGGTGGATGGAAACAACGTGGAAGCGGTTTATGAAGCGGCTGTTAAGGGTATCAATGATATCCGAAAGAAAGGAGGGCCTTTCTTTCTCGAGTGTATGACCTATCGCTGGCGTGAGCATGTGGGTCCGCTGTTTGACACAGGACAGGGTTATCGTACCCAAAAAGAGATTGACCATTGGATGGCACGATGCCCGATTAAACAGGCTTCGGAAACTGCCTTGAGCCGTGGTGCCTGTACGCCAGACCAAATAAAACTTTGGAAGAACGAATACCAAACTGAAGTGGAAAAAACCATCCAGTCCGTTGTTGGACTCCCCTTTCCAGATACCAAAGGCCTACTGGAGGGAACCTACTCATGA
- a CDS encoding nucleotidyltransferase family protein — translation MGLEAIILAGGLGTRLRKVVPNLPKPLAKVQDQPFLDLLLHQLATSKQIQKLILAVSYKAETIIDYYTTRGKKYSFPISFSVEGQPLGTGGAIKKALAQTKGSFILVMNGDSYVEFDIAQLVTHHLRKKQPITLVLTHQDDLQRYGNVLVDPLSCQVRAFREKSNATKSGLISTGVYLIDRNAFEGWPEKKSFSLEKDFFPARIQNGMSAFITHGKFIDIGLPESYKRAHNYLQNELKELQ, via the coding sequence ATGGGTTTGGAAGCGATCATTCTGGCAGGTGGGCTGGGGACACGGCTGAGGAAGGTTGTCCCTAACCTTCCGAAACCTCTGGCCAAGGTACAGGATCAACCTTTTCTGGATCTTTTATTGCACCAATTGGCAACATCTAAACAGATCCAAAAACTCATCCTGGCTGTTTCCTACAAGGCCGAAACAATCATCGATTACTATACCACACGGGGAAAAAAGTATTCCTTCCCAATTTCGTTCTCCGTGGAGGGGCAACCTTTAGGGACAGGAGGTGCCATTAAGAAGGCCCTTGCTCAGACCAAGGGGTCGTTTATCCTGGTCATGAATGGCGACTCCTATGTTGAGTTCGATATCGCTCAACTGGTCACCCATCATCTCAGAAAAAAACAACCGATAACACTCGTCCTCACCCATCAGGACGACCTGCAACGTTATGGCAATGTACTGGTGGATCCTTTATCGTGTCAGGTTCGTGCCTTCCGTGAAAAATCAAATGCTACCAAATCGGGGTTGATCAGCACAGGAGTCTACCTCATCGATCGCAATGCCTTTGAGGGATGGCCTGAAAAAAAGTCTTTCTCACTCGAAAAAGATTTCTTCCCTGCCCGGATTCAGAACGGCATGAGTGCCTTCATCACCCACGGAAAATTTATTGATATCGGCCTTCCGGAATCGTATAAACGGGCCCACAACTATCTCCAAAACGAACTCAAGGAGTTACAATGA
- a CDS encoding transaldolase, with translation MKLKIKIFADGANLEEMKKAYREGTVRGFTTNPTLMRKAGIADYEEFCRKVLAVISDLPISLEVFSDDIEEMARQAKKISSWGSNVYVKIPVTNTRGEKTSRIIHNLSHEGVKLNVTAILTVDQVKWIAEALAENTPAIVSVFAGRIADTGQDPLPVMQESLNILKNRPLAELLWASPREVLNVVQADRMGCHIITITNDLLKKIPVLGTTLADMSLQTVKMFYEDAVAAKYHL, from the coding sequence ATGAAACTAAAAATCAAAATCTTCGCTGATGGTGCCAACCTGGAAGAAATGAAAAAGGCTTACCGTGAAGGGACAGTGAGGGGGTTTACAACCAACCCAACCTTAATGCGCAAGGCCGGTATCGCTGATTACGAGGAGTTTTGCCGTAAAGTGCTAGCCGTGATTTCCGATTTGCCTATTTCTCTAGAGGTGTTTTCAGACGATATTGAGGAAATGGCCCGTCAGGCAAAAAAGATTTCATCCTGGGGTTCCAATGTCTATGTCAAAATTCCGGTTACTAATACTCGAGGAGAAAAAACCTCTCGAATTATCCACAACCTCAGTCATGAAGGTGTTAAACTGAACGTAACGGCAATTTTAACGGTAGATCAGGTTAAGTGGATTGCCGAGGCTCTCGCAGAAAATACGCCCGCTATTGTGTCCGTTTTTGCTGGAAGGATTGCCGATACGGGACAAGATCCACTTCCGGTCATGCAAGAGTCGCTCAATATTCTCAAGAATCGTCCCCTTGCTGAACTGCTTTGGGCAAGTCCCCGCGAGGTTCTGAATGTTGTACAAGCCGACAGGATGGGTTGTCATATCATTACCATCACAAACGACCTTCTCAAAAAAATCCCAGTTCTGGGAACTACCTTGGCCGACATGTCGTTACAAACAGTCAAAATGTTCTATGAGGATGCCGTCGCCGCCAAGTATCACCTTTAA
- a CDS encoding SLBB domain-containing protein: MGFKKLVSLFFILIFLVPSSLFAQLRRGDKLEDEAFSSRGEGASSDSFRERRKDLLKSRGLETGSSSFPSDSLAEGIFYQVHVLGEVEAPGTYKVGPSDRLQSIILKAGDILVGGSERHVELRRQGQPTRKIDLLSFRLLGDVDSNPYLMDNDVVYVPLKKKTIRIVGAVKRQNIYELTENEKNLGQLMNLVGGYTVGASFKKPIKVVRYHSGEKEIIDLKNDPEEYANFVLEDGDVIVVPHIFLEKNNLDYNLEQLPGDNLFLPSFEDRVFVLGGVNDAGPYRYSTNYKVRHYVSLAGGTTKMATKRIRIVRVDGKIQKKINEETVINPGDAIIVGEKRLPPEGWVSIFLGTTTTVLGLTTTIISLTR; this comes from the coding sequence ATGGGCTTTAAGAAACTGGTTTCTCTATTTTTCATTCTCATTTTTCTGGTTCCGTCCTCTTTGTTTGCCCAGCTTCGCCGGGGTGATAAATTGGAGGATGAAGCCTTTAGTTCAAGAGGAGAAGGGGCCTCTTCAGATAGCTTTCGTGAGCGCCGTAAAGATCTTCTGAAGAGCAGGGGGCTTGAGACGGGGTCTTCTTCCTTTCCATCGGATAGTTTAGCGGAGGGGATATTTTACCAGGTCCATGTCTTGGGGGAAGTGGAAGCTCCTGGAACCTACAAGGTAGGGCCATCGGATCGTCTCCAAAGTATCATTCTGAAAGCGGGTGATATCTTGGTGGGGGGGTCCGAGCGACATGTTGAATTGAGGAGGCAGGGACAGCCGACAAGAAAAATAGATTTGCTGAGTTTCAGATTGCTGGGAGATGTGGATAGCAACCCTTACTTGATGGACAATGATGTTGTCTATGTGCCACTGAAGAAAAAGACTATTCGCATTGTGGGGGCGGTGAAGAGGCAAAATATTTACGAACTGACAGAAAATGAAAAAAACTTAGGGCAGTTGATGAATCTGGTGGGTGGCTATACCGTCGGGGCCTCTTTCAAAAAGCCGATCAAAGTAGTCCGTTACCATTCAGGAGAGAAGGAGATCATCGACCTTAAAAATGATCCCGAAGAGTATGCTAATTTTGTACTTGAGGATGGCGATGTGATTGTTGTCCCCCATATTTTCTTGGAGAAAAATAATCTTGATTATAACTTGGAGCAGCTACCGGGAGACAACCTGTTTTTACCCTCGTTTGAGGACCGTGTGTTTGTTTTGGGAGGGGTGAATGATGCGGGCCCCTATCGGTACAGTACCAACTACAAAGTGAGACATTATGTCTCATTGGCAGGGGGAACCACCAAGATGGCGACCAAACGAATCCGTATTGTCAGGGTTGATGGCAAGATTCAAAAGAAGATTAATGAAGAGACCGTCATCAATCCGGGCGATGCCATTATTGTGGGTGAGAAACGGCTTCCACCCGAGGGATGGGTTTCAATCTTCCTTGGGACAACGACAACTGTTCTTGGTCTTACAACAACGATCATTAGCTTAACCAGGTAA
- a CDS encoding class I SAM-dependent methyltransferase, whose protein sequence is MGEINLLDSLPKTNRSSRGRVVTPADRKLACQFGKEYFDGPRTQGYGGYIYDGRWKPVAKRLKAYYHLPDSARVLDVGCAKGFLLHDLKELMPHLEIAGVDISQYAIQNSVENVRPFLSVGNANKIPWPDRYFDLVLSINTIHNLDLNNCKMAIREIQRVSKKYTYIVVDAYRDELEKQRLLDWILTAKTFMHVDKWENLFQETGYKGDYYWFLME, encoded by the coding sequence ATGGGCGAGATAAATTTACTGGATTCTCTTCCGAAAACAAACCGATCGAGCCGTGGGAGAGTTGTCACACCCGCTGATCGTAAACTGGCCTGCCAATTTGGAAAAGAATATTTCGATGGGCCCCGTACTCAAGGGTATGGCGGCTACATCTATGACGGCCGGTGGAAACCAGTGGCCAAGAGGCTAAAGGCGTATTATCATCTACCCGATTCTGCCCGGGTACTGGACGTCGGATGCGCCAAGGGTTTTTTACTCCACGACCTTAAAGAATTGATGCCCCATTTGGAAATTGCCGGTGTCGATATTTCTCAATATGCAATACAAAACTCAGTGGAAAACGTTCGTCCTTTTCTTTCGGTCGGAAATGCCAACAAAATCCCCTGGCCTGATCGATATTTTGATCTCGTTTTATCCATTAATACAATCCATAATCTCGACCTCAACAACTGTAAAATGGCCATTCGAGAGATCCAGCGGGTTTCTAAAAAATATACCTACATTGTTGTTGATGCCTATCGTGATGAATTGGAAAAACAGCGTCTCCTCGACTGGATTCTAACCGCAAAAACCTTTATGCACGTTGACAAATGGGAAAATTTATTTCAGGAAACAGGCTACAAAGGGGATTATTACTGGTTTCTCATGGAGTAA